The genomic interval CTTGAGCTTCTCGTTCTCGGCAGCCAGGCCCGACTGGCTCGGGGCCCTGGGCTGCTCCTCGAAAATGAGGTGACAGTGTTCCAGGAAATGACCCCGCCATTTATAGTACAGGCCCGGCCGCAACTCATGGCTTCGACATATCTCGTTCACACACCCGCCCATGAGCCCTTCGAGCACGATACGCGCCTTGGTTCTTGCGTCCCATTTGCGTTTCATCCTCCACTCCTCCTCGCAGGGGGCACCCTGTCATCACGTCATCAACGACCTCTAGCCTGGAATGGCGAAAACATATTTTCCGCTCCAAGCGCCAGCACAAAATCAAAACTCAGCCTATATTTCGATGTAAAAGAACTCCGCTACAGAGCGCCAGCGCTCTCTCATGTTGTCCGTAAGAACACATTGCGTGCCGCATCGTGTATTTCAAAACAATTCAAGCAAATGAATAAAAAGCTGCAGGTATTTATGTAAGGAGAAAAGGTGAGAGACAAATGAATCATGTCTTGGGACAAGAGAAGTGTCTCGCTTGACGAGACAGCAAAACAGTGTAGGAGAGGGTCATGTTCTCGTATCCGTGGAGCCCGGCCTTTCCGCATTGAACAACTCTCACCTGCGCGAGGCTTCGACGAGCCGGATTATCGTCTTGTCAGACAAGACAGCACTGCAGGAGTCTTCATGAGCGACATCCTGATCATTGATGGCGATGCGGCATTTTGCCAGTCGCTGATGACTGAACTTGCCAGACACGGGCTGCATGCAGCGCACAGCACGACCCTGTCCAAGGGTCTGGCCATGCTGCATGTGGGGGAATTTTCCCTGGTCCTGCTCGGCGACGAGGCAGGCAACAAAAACAGTCTGGAATTTTTATCCACCCTGCGCGAAGTGCCGTCGCGACCGGAAATCATTGTCATGTCCAAAAGCCGCGACCCTGACGCGGCAGAGGCCGCCATTCGCGGCGGAGCCTGGAATTTCATGCCCAAGCCCGTGAACATGCAGCGACTGATAGTACTGGCGGAACGGGCCCTGGAGTATCACCGCGAGCGTCCCGCCAAGTGCGCACCGGTCTCCCTGCGGCGCGAAGGGATCGTCGGCAACAGCAGGCTGCTCAACTCCTGTCTCGATATCGTGGCCCAGGCCGCATCCACCGATGTGAACGTGCTCATTACCGGCGAGACAGGCACGGGCAAGGAGCTTTTTGCCCGGGCCATACACGCCAACAGTTCGCGCACCGGCAAGCCTTTCGTGGTCGTGGATTGTGCGGCCCTGCCCGAAACCCTGGTGGAGAGCATGCTCTTCGGCCATGAACGCGGCGCGTTCACCAGTGCGGAAAACCGCTCCATCGGACTCGTTAAACAGGCCGACGGCGGGACCCTGTTCCTGGACGAGGTGGGCGAACTGCCCCTGTCCACCCAGAAGGTTTTCCTGCGCGTGCTCGAGGGGCGCAGTTTCCGCCCCGTGGGCGGGGCAAAGGAAGTGTCCAGCAATTTCAGGCTGGTGGCGGCGACAAATCGTAACCTTGAGGCCATGGTCCGCTCCGACATCTTCCGCCGGGACCTGTTCTATCGCCTGCGCGGGATACGGCTAGAACTCTCCCCCTTGCGCCATCTGCTGGACGACCTGAACGATCTCATCTGCCATTTCGCGCGCCGCGCCTGCACAAGGCTGAACATAGACAACAAGGGCTTTTCCCCGGACTTTCTCGACACCCTCCTGCAGTACGAGTGGCCGGGCAACATCCGCGAGCTGGTCAACGCTCTCGACCAGGCCGTGGTCCGGGCCGGAACCGAGCCCATCCTCTATCCCCAGCACCTGTCCAGGACCATTCGCGCCAATGTCGCACGGCTCCTGGTCGCGGAACTGCCGGAACTTGAAAGCAGGACTCCCCCGCTAACGGACGGAGAGGATTTTCCGAGCCTCAAGGAATACCGCGAAAAACACATGGCCGAACTGGAGACGTGGTACCTCAAGAATCTGATGCTCGCCAGCAAAGGCGAAATCTCAAACGCCTGCCGCCTGTCTGGCCTTTCCCGGCCCCGACTTTATGCGCTGCTCAAGCAAAGGGGCGTGGAGCGCGGCTGATACGATTCAGCGCCAAAATCCGATGCGGCCATGCAGCGTCACGCACGGGATTTCAACCTTGTCCGATCCTCATTTCCACTTGCAATGGAGGACAGAAGGAGTAATCCCCGTCCCTATTGATCAACCAAACAATACCGTGGAGATTCACCATGGAACTCCTGCACAATCCCATGTTTCTGCTGCTTGCCGTCATCCTGTCCGGGCATCTGCTCGGCAAGGTCAAAATCTCCTCCTTTTCCCTTGGCTCCTCGGGCATCGTCTTTACCGGACTTCTGGCCGGATTCGCAGGCTTCAGCCTGCCCGGAGTGATTCAGAGCCTGGGACTTGTCCTGTTCATCTATTCCGTAGGGCAGCAGGCCGGACCTGGCTTTCTGCACTCCATGAAGCGCGGGGGCCTCGCCCTTAGCCTCGGGGCCATGGCCATGATTGCGGTGGGCCTGCTCACGGCTCTTGGCT from Deltaproteobacteria bacterium HGW-Deltaproteobacteria-18 carries:
- a CDS encoding transposase, translated to MKRKWDARTKARIVLEGLMGGCVNEICRSHELRPGLYYKWRGHFLEHCHLIFEEQPRAPSQSGLAAENEKLKRLVGELTLELNKGGNLR
- a CDS encoding sigma-54-dependent Fis family transcriptional regulator, with the protein product MSDILIIDGDAAFCQSLMTELARHGLHAAHSTTLSKGLAMLHVGEFSLVLLGDEAGNKNSLEFLSTLREVPSRPEIIVMSKSRDPDAAEAAIRGGAWNFMPKPVNMQRLIVLAERALEYHRERPAKCAPVSLRREGIVGNSRLLNSCLDIVAQAASTDVNVLITGETGTGKELFARAIHANSSRTGKPFVVVDCAALPETLVESMLFGHERGAFTSAENRSIGLVKQADGGTLFLDEVGELPLSTQKVFLRVLEGRSFRPVGGAKEVSSNFRLVAATNRNLEAMVRSDIFRRDLFYRLRGIRLELSPLRHLLDDLNDLICHFARRACTRLNIDNKGFSPDFLDTLLQYEWPGNIRELVNALDQAVVRAGTEPILYPQHLSRTIRANVARLLVAELPELESRTPPLTDGEDFPSLKEYREKHMAELETWYLKNLMLASKGEISNACRLSGLSRPRLYALLKQRGVERG